In Oscillatoria acuminata PCC 6304, a single window of DNA contains:
- the ppsA gene encoding phosphoenolpyruvate synthase: MVSTAPEQQSAQGSKETQFVLVFEEVGLADLGLVGGKNSSLGEMIQQLKSKGVNVPTGFATTAYAYRYFIEKAGLEQKLRTLFADLDLNDVNNLRERGKQARAMVMNTPFPKELDDAIAAAYLKLCQGYGANAEFCKRFGPEYQEICEKFSSDLDVAVRSSATAEDLPDASFAGQQETYLNVHGVKGVLESCHKCFASLFTDRAISYRHQYASKRPDFDEFSVALSVGVQKMVRSDLASSGVMFSIDTETGFKNAALVTAAYGLGENVVQGAVNPDEYFVFKPTLKEGKRPILEKRLGSKEIKMVYDVGGSKLTKNVPVSVPERDQYCINDDEILTLAKWACIIEDHYSESRGKYTPMDIEWAKDGITGELFIVQARPETVQSQKAGNVIRNFKLNGTSDIVVRGRAVGEMIGQGKARVILDVHNLDLFQQGEVLVTNKTDPDWEPIMKKASAIVTNQGGRTCHAAIIAREMGIPAIVGCGTATQDIKSGQEVTVSCSEGEEGKVYEGLVPFEILETAIDNLPRTNTKILMNVGNPEEAFGLSSIPCDGVGLARFEFIIANHIKAHPLALIHFDTLEDQAVKKEIGELTKLYSHKPDFFVDKLAHGIGTIAAAFYPNPVVVRMSDFKSNEYANLLGGKQFEPKEENPMIGWRGASRYYDPNYTEAYGLECVALKRVRDDMGLTNVIPMIPFCRTPDEGRKVLETMEKYGLKRGENGLQVYVMCEIPSNVILAEQFAEVFDGFSIGSNDLTQLTLGLDRDSSLVAHIFDERNQAVKDMVTMVIKTAKKTGRKIGICGQAPSDYPEFARFLVELGIDSISLNPDSVMKTLLDIAKLEESMK, from the coding sequence ATGGTTTCTACAGCTCCAGAACAACAATCAGCCCAAGGTTCCAAAGAAACACAGTTTGTATTGGTTTTTGAAGAAGTCGGTTTAGCAGATTTAGGCTTAGTGGGGGGGAAAAACTCCTCATTAGGTGAAATGATCCAACAGCTTAAATCAAAGGGAGTCAACGTCCCCACCGGCTTTGCAACCACTGCTTATGCCTATCGGTATTTTATCGAGAAAGCCGGGTTAGAGCAAAAACTACGGACCTTGTTTGCGGATCTGGATCTCAACGATGTTAACAATCTGCGGGAGCGCGGCAAGCAAGCACGGGCAATGGTGATGAATACACCCTTCCCGAAAGAATTAGACGATGCGATCGCAGCGGCTTACCTCAAATTGTGCCAAGGCTATGGTGCCAATGCTGAATTCTGCAAACGCTTTGGTCCAGAGTATCAAGAAATCTGTGAAAAATTCAGCAGCGATCTTGACGTAGCCGTTCGTTCTAGCGCTACTGCCGAAGACTTACCTGATGCGAGTTTTGCCGGACAACAGGAAACTTACCTGAACGTCCACGGCGTCAAAGGTGTGCTTGAATCGTGTCATAAGTGCTTCGCGTCCTTATTTACCGATCGCGCCATCTCCTATCGCCATCAATATGCCTCCAAACGGCCCGACTTTGACGAATTCAGCGTCGCGCTTTCTGTAGGTGTCCAAAAAATGGTCCGGTCCGACTTAGCCAGTTCTGGCGTGATGTTCTCCATCGACACAGAAACCGGCTTCAAGAATGCCGCCTTAGTCACCGCTGCCTATGGTTTAGGGGAAAACGTCGTCCAAGGTGCAGTCAACCCCGACGAATACTTTGTCTTCAAACCGACCCTCAAAGAAGGCAAACGCCCAATCCTCGAAAAACGACTGGGCAGTAAAGAAATCAAAATGGTGTATGACGTAGGTGGGTCGAAACTTACCAAAAACGTCCCCGTTTCCGTTCCCGAACGCGATCAATACTGTATCAACGATGATGAAATTCTCACCTTAGCCAAATGGGCCTGCATCATCGAAGACCACTACAGCGAATCCCGGGGCAAATATACCCCAATGGACATTGAGTGGGCCAAAGACGGGATTACTGGCGAACTGTTCATCGTGCAAGCGCGTCCAGAAACCGTCCAATCCCAAAAAGCCGGAAACGTCATCCGTAACTTCAAACTCAATGGCACTAGTGACATTGTAGTCCGGGGTCGTGCCGTCGGTGAAATGATTGGCCAAGGTAAAGCTCGTGTCATCTTAGATGTGCACAATCTCGACCTGTTCCAACAAGGTGAAGTTTTAGTGACCAACAAGACGGACCCGGATTGGGAACCGATCATGAAAAAAGCGAGTGCGATCGTCACCAACCAAGGGGGACGGACTTGCCACGCCGCCATTATCGCCCGGGAAATGGGGATTCCAGCCATCGTCGGTTGCGGAACTGCCACCCAAGATATCAAGAGTGGACAAGAGGTCACCGTCTCCTGTTCTGAAGGGGAAGAAGGCAAAGTCTATGAAGGTCTAGTTCCCTTCGAGATTCTCGAAACGGCGATCGACAACCTGCCACGCACCAACACCAAAATCTTGATGAACGTCGGCAACCCAGAAGAAGCCTTCGGTTTATCCTCTATCCCTTGCGATGGCGTTGGTTTAGCCCGGTTTGAGTTCATCATCGCCAACCACATCAAAGCTCACCCCTTGGCCTTGATTCACTTTGATACCCTCGAAGATCAAGCCGTCAAGAAAGAGATTGGCGAACTGACGAAACTGTATTCTCACAAACCGGACTTCTTCGTAGACAAACTGGCTCATGGGATTGGCACGATCGCCGCTGCCTTCTATCCCAACCCAGTAGTTGTCCGGATGTCTGACTTCAAGAGCAACGAATATGCCAACCTCCTCGGTGGTAAGCAATTCGAGCCCAAAGAAGAAAACCCAATGATCGGCTGGCGGGGTGCTTCTCGTTACTACGACCCCAACTATACCGAAGCCTACGGGTTAGAGTGCGTCGCCCTCAAACGGGTCCGGGACGACATGGGACTGACCAACGTCATTCCGATGATTCCCTTCTGCCGCACCCCAGACGAAGGTCGCAAAGTGTTAGAGACAATGGAAAAATACGGTCTCAAACGCGGCGAAAATGGACTGCAAGTCTATGTGATGTGCGAAATCCCCAGTAACGTCATTCTGGCGGAACAATTCGCCGAAGTCTTCGACGGCTTCTCGATCGGTTCCAATGACTTGACCCAGCTCACTTTGGGTCTGGACCGTGACTCCTCCTTAGTGGCACATATCTTTGACGAACGCAACCAAGCGGTTAAAGATATGGTGACAATGGTCATCAAAACTGCTAAGAAAACGGGTCGCAAGATTGGGATCTGCGGTCAAGCGCCTTCGGACTATCCCGAATTTGCACGCTTCCTGGTAGAACTGGGGATTGACTCGATCAGCTTGAACCCTGACTCGGTGATGAAGACTCTCCTCGATATTGCCAAGTTGGAAGAAAGCATGAAATAA
- a CDS encoding cobalt-precorrin-6A reductase, whose protein sequence is MKRVLILGGTGDARELADRMDEMPGVEVMTSLAGRTRHPVVRSPQTRIGGFGGVAGLSQYLREQHIDLLIDATHPFAEQISGNAAEAAAAVGIPRLMLMRPGWERREGDCWIEVESHADAAGVLPTLAQRIFLTIGRQELAAFAHLQDLWFLMRMIDPPSPDAAVPPGRLLLERGPFDLAEERSLLQQYKIGAIVSKNSGGDATYAKIIAARELGIPVVMIQRAPVPEGDRVADVEGALAWLKNRLSPFNN, encoded by the coding sequence TTGAAACGAGTGCTGATCCTTGGTGGAACAGGAGATGCCAGGGAGTTGGCCGATCGCATGGATGAAATGCCCGGGGTGGAAGTGATGACCTCTTTAGCCGGTCGAACTCGTCATCCTGTGGTGCGATCGCCACAGACTCGGATTGGTGGGTTTGGCGGGGTGGCAGGACTGAGCCAGTATTTGCGAGAACAGCACATTGATCTGCTGATTGATGCTACCCATCCCTTTGCGGAGCAAATTTCAGGGAATGCCGCTGAGGCTGCTGCTGCGGTGGGTATTCCCCGTTTAATGTTGATGCGTCCGGGGTGGGAACGTCGGGAGGGCGACTGCTGGATTGAAGTGGAGAGTCATGCAGATGCAGCAGGGGTATTACCAACCCTTGCTCAACGGATATTTCTCACGATTGGTCGGCAAGAATTGGCTGCTTTTGCTCACTTGCAAGATCTGTGGTTTCTAATGCGGATGATTGATCCACCCTCACCGGATGCGGCAGTTCCCCCAGGCAGACTGCTGTTGGAACGGGGGCCATTTGACCTCGCCGAGGAGCGATCGCTGTTGCAGCAGTATAAGATTGGGGCGATCGTCAGTAAAAACAGTGGCGGTGATGCCACTTATGCCAAAATCATTGCCGCCAGGGAGTTAGGCATTCCGGTGGTGATGATCCAACGTGCACCTGTCCCAGAAGGGGACAGGGTGGCAGATGTTGAGGGGGCTTTAGCTTGGCTTAAAAATAGGTTGTCGCCATTCAACAACTAG
- a CDS encoding serine/threonine protein kinase: protein MPETGSVLQERYQLQEQLNDNPTRETWLAVDLTTEEFVVVKLLVWGGAKAWESLKLFEREAKVLQNLTHPRIPRYRDYFAIDDGTLWSGLVQEYIPGASLQDWLDRGRRFSEEEVEEIATALLNILCYLHELNPPVLHRDIKPSNIILGEDNEIYLVDFGAAQDRNLLTPGRSFTVVGTYGYTPLEQFGGQAVPASDLYAVGATLVHLLTGVPPADLLQKNLQLEFGDRLSPQFSPYLISWLETLTQTQVDNRYPTASEAIAALEGVATLSPDNAPFYQPDITPIQLRTTPQKLEIILPEPGLKVVTWGLNLWQRGLKLIERTVASLRDNLSTSDIIAQVLVYLLIGIGSLSLLSLVLQVATVILPILIPLGMVACLSEYFERTIVCLERDRNTFEIQKKRLGFTYRRQLGVTAHIQTASIFYDNQKFVMGVALTAGPSPGYYQQYAFGNSGRKLTEEECIWLVQEIEDWLDLE from the coding sequence ATGCCGGAAACAGGGTCGGTATTGCAAGAGCGGTATCAACTGCAAGAGCAGTTAAATGATAACCCGACCAGGGAAACCTGGTTAGCCGTGGATCTGACAACAGAGGAATTCGTCGTCGTCAAGTTGCTCGTCTGGGGTGGTGCGAAAGCATGGGAAAGTCTCAAGCTGTTTGAACGGGAGGCGAAGGTCCTCCAAAATTTAACCCATCCGCGCATTCCTCGGTATCGGGATTATTTTGCGATCGATGATGGGACCCTGTGGTCTGGGTTAGTTCAGGAGTATATCCCTGGGGCTTCACTTCAGGACTGGCTCGATCGCGGCAGGCGGTTTAGTGAGGAGGAAGTTGAGGAGATAGCCACTGCCCTGTTGAATATCTTATGTTACCTTCATGAGTTAAATCCTCCCGTACTCCACCGAGATATTAAACCCAGCAATATTATATTAGGAGAAGACAACGAAATTTATTTAGTAGATTTTGGGGCCGCCCAGGACCGGAACTTGCTCACACCTGGACGCAGCTTTACCGTGGTTGGCACTTATGGCTATACTCCGTTAGAACAATTTGGGGGACAAGCGGTCCCGGCATCGGATTTATATGCCGTTGGTGCAACTTTGGTTCACCTACTCACTGGCGTACCCCCTGCCGACTTACTGCAAAAGAATTTGCAGCTAGAATTTGGCGATCGCCTCAGTCCCCAATTCAGCCCCTATTTAATCAGTTGGCTGGAAACCCTGACCCAAACCCAGGTAGACAATCGCTATCCCACGGCGTCGGAGGCGATCGCCGCCTTAGAAGGAGTCGCCACCCTCTCCCCAGACAACGCCCCCTTTTATCAACCGGACATCACCCCGATTCAACTGCGGACAACCCCCCAAAAACTAGAAATCATTCTACCCGAACCGGGATTAAAAGTCGTAACCTGGGGGTTAAACCTGTGGCAACGGGGGTTAAAGCTAATTGAACGGACTGTCGCCTCCTTGCGAGATAATCTGAGCACATCGGATATTATTGCTCAGGTGTTGGTGTATCTATTAATTGGTATTGGTTCCTTATCCCTGTTGTCCTTGGTCCTGCAAGTGGCAACCGTCATCCTGCCGATTTTAATTCCCCTGGGGATGGTTGCCTGTTTGAGCGAGTATTTTGAACGAACCATCGTCTGTTTAGAACGCGATCGCAACACCTTTGAGATCCAGAAAAAGCGGTTAGGTTTTACCTACCGAAGACAACTGGGCGTTACCGCGCATATTCAAACCGCCTCTATCTTCTACGACAATCAAAAATTCGTCATGGGAGTGGCCCTCACCGCTGGACCCAGCCCCGGATATTATCAACAATATGCCTTTGGAAATTCCGGGCGCAAACTTACTGAGGAAGAGTGTATCTGGTTAGTGCAAGAAATCGAGGACTGGTTGGATCTCGAATAG